The Micromonas commoda chromosome 16, complete sequence genome has a window encoding:
- a CDS encoding glycosyltransferase family 77 protein (candidate a-glycosyltransferase) — MRLGLFLRLLYASASLRFNPSSQRASNAHTPRIQCLDRVQVAWCSHSVGGEAVRAYPFCTMRCTVRRLIVYTVLITLISYTGFRLTQPVSIPISNPAANVGIVRSAGVQAGGETREPRMGASEPKIDVASVTPIVPTETRVDDLEEQPTSSPPPPQPAQPRAPPPPPTPLLGADDQVVVKAEGNATVETEVNATRIHVGKPGEYVAPKSKLAEDNQLTAELVGRYAEDNIVMVTWANHHYHDFVRNWVRNVRKCGMRNYMVGAMDNELLEKLIDDEVPTFAMQSGLTTKDFGWGTANFHKMGRKKIELIHLFTEMGFDILVSDVDTVWLRNPLPYMAKYPHADVLTSSDHLANTAEGEGLEDPRKAHSAANIGIMLLRDTAKELAKEWVDVLEKDDKVWDQNVFNDLYRRGGGPSVKDDKNVVTGYDGKLKVGILPVSMFASGHTYFVQRMHEKVGVEPYVVHATFQYSGTEGKRHRMREALLWEDSPEYYDPPGGLLVFTPDVPKELLDNSQSVEGHFDLVNHQILQVRSALQVAQKLGRVLVMPELYCGFDRWWAPHKGTIPGSDTTLPYLCPMDHVFEVETWMREQPVEESGPHIDFREYSFFRNPLVPTNVRDSTVTVSLVDECGREECTQAVGKAAPAGQDTIVAARNFTDVQVQTLLTEYKDVKVLNFTSMVGAFSQFEDPEDAKKFSNRIKKYAAIWCCKHRNPGHIWYDMEFDIVPHVDRHNRKWDGGKNKWKLVTGP, encoded by the exons ATGCGTCTCGGTTTGTTTTTACGGTTGCTTTACGCATCGGCTTCACTCCGATTCAATCCGAGCTCGCAGCGGGCATCCAATGCGCATACTCCTCGTATTCA GTGTTTGGACAGAGTCCAGGTTGCGTGGTGCTCACACAGCGTGGGAGGCGAGGCCGTGAGGGCATACCCGTTCTGTACCATGAGATGCACTGTCCGACGGCTGATTGTGTACACCGTGCTCATCACGTTGATCTCTTACACGGGTTTCCGCCTGACGCAGCCGGTGAGCATCCCGATCAGCAACCCCGCGGCAAATGTCGGCATCGTGAGATCGGCAGGTGTTCAAGCGGgaggcgagacgcgcgagccgaggaTGGGCGCATCGGAGCCTAAAATCGACGTTGCAAGCGTCACACCGATCGTTCCAACGGAAACGCGTGTCGATGACTTGGAGGAACAGCCCACCtcatctcctcctccacctcaaCCCGcccagcctcgcgctcccccTCCTCCACCCACTCCTCTTCTCGGGGCGGATGATCAGGTCGTCGTGAAAGCTGAGGGAAACGCCACCGTAGAGACTGAGGTTAACGCGACGAGGATCCACGTGGGCAAGCCTGGGGAGTACGTCGCGCCAAAgtcgaagctcgcggaggacaatcagctcaccgcggagctcgtTGGCAGGTACGCCGAGGATAACATTGTGATGGTGACTTGGGCGAACCACCACTACCACGACTTCGTCAGGAACTGGGTGAGGAACGTTCGAAAATGTGGCATGCGAAACTACATggtcggcgcgatggacaaCGAGTTGCTAGAAAagctcatcgacgacgaggtgccCACGTTTGCCATGCAGAGCGGGCTCACGACGAAGGACTTTGGTTGGGGCACGGCGAACTTCCACAAGATGGGTCGCAAGAAGATTGAGCTTATCCATCTGTTCACGGAGATGGGCTTCGACATTCTCGTGTCCGACGTGGACACCGTGTGGCTGCGTAATCCGCTCCCGTACATGGCCAAGTACCCCCACGCAGACGTGCTGACGTCGAGCGATCACTTGGCCAACACCGCGGAGGGTGAGGGACTCGAAGATCCAAGGAAGGCGCACTCGGCTGCTAACATCGGCATCATGCTGCTTCGCGACaccgcgaaggagctcgcaAAGGAGTGGGTGGATGTGCTGGAGAAGGATGACAAGGTGTGGGATCAGAACGTGTTCAACGATCTGTacaggcgcggcggaggacctTCCGTGAAGGATGATAAAAACGTCGTCACGGGATATGACGGCAAGCTGAAGGTGGGCATCCTTCCCGTCAGCATGTTTGCGAGTGGGCACACCTATTTCGTCCAGAGGATGCACGAGAAGGTTGGTGTCGAGCCTTATGTGGTGCACGCTACTTTTCAGTACTCGGGTACCGAGGGTAAACGACATAGGATGCGCGAGGCACTGCTCTGGGAGGACTCGCCTGAGTACTACGACCCGCCCGGAGGACTTCTGGTGTTCACGCCGGACGTTCCgaaggagctcctcgataACTCGCAGAGCGTTGAGGGTCACTTCGATCTCGTGAACCATCAGATCCTGCAAGTTAGGAGCGCGCTTCAGGTTGCGCAGAAGCTCGGTAGGGTCCTGGTCATGCCCGAGTTGTACTGCGGCTTTGACCGGTGGTGGGCTCCGCACAAGGGAACTATTCCGGGCTCGGACACAACGCTGCCATACCTGTGTCCGATGGACCACGTGTTCGAAGTGGAGACGTGGATGAGGGAGCAACCTGTAGAGGAATCTGGACCACACATCGATTTCAGGGAATACAGCTTCTTCCGAAATCCCCTGGTGCCAACAAACGTGAGGGACTCAACCGTGACGGTGAGTCTGGTTGACGAGTGCGGCCGGGAAGAGTGCACCCAGGCGGTGGGGAaggccgcgcccgccggccAGGACACTATCGTCGCCGCAAGAAACTTTACTGACGTCCAGGTCCAGACGCTCCTGACGGAATACAAGGACGTCAAGGTGCTGAACTTCACCTCGATGGTTGGGGCGTTCAGTCAGTTTGAGGACCCGGAGGATGCCAAAAAGTTTTCCAACCGAATCAAAAAGTACGCGGCGATATGGTGCTGCAAGCACAGGAACCCGGGCCACATTTGGTACGACATGGAGTTTGACATCGTGCCACACGTCGATCGTCACAATAGGAAATGGGACGGGGGGAAGAACAAGTGGAAGCTGGTCACGGGGCCTTGA
- a CDS encoding predicted protein, whose translation MPPKPKKQKSLPFEQVYLDSLPSAQMYEKSYMHRDFVTFVAVTPGTDFFITASHDGHLKFWKKRFEGVEFVKHFRAHAGPILGLSVSADGLYCATIGADRSVKIYDVVNFDMTLMIRTQFVPTACEFVYRKGEAQQKIAVGAPDGKIHVYDGANGDQTPVHTLELHRAAVRCVKYNAAKRCCISSDDRGVIEYWSPATYEAPAADEVEFRFKLDTDLYALAKAKTKALSMEVSHDGEQFSTLGPDRKVRVFRFATGKLRCVIDETLESANDVQRAGAAAYKLEDIDFGRRLAVDREMGNNPDLEVGFPNAIFDESGNFLLYSTLLGVKVINLVTSRCARIIGKVENTERFMRLAMFQGVPQKDKRSRGSGKDTKQTVEKDPTLVCSAFHKTRVYLFTRREPEDGDDAAGGRDVFNEKPLAEQRVSAASLVPTASTSLARTAIIHTTVGDIHIQLFPEACPKTCENFTTHSRNGYYDNIIFHRVIKGFMLQTGDPLGDGTGGVSIWGGEFEDEITRDLRHDRPYTVSMANAGPNTNGSQFFITTVATPWLDGKHTVFGRVTKGSDVVHAIEKSKTDKQDRPHVDIKMVSITLGYK comes from the coding sequence ATGCCTCCCAAACCCAAGAAGCAGAAATCCCTCCCGTTCGAGCAGGTGTACCTCGACTCGCTGCCGAGCGCGCAGATGTACGAGAAGAGCTACATGCACCGCGACTTCGTCACCTTCGTGGCGGTCACTCCGGGCACTGATTTCTTCATCACGGCGTCGCACGACGGTCACCTCAAGTTCTGGAAGAAGAGGTTCGAGGGCGTGGAGTTCGTGAAGCACTTCAGAGCGCACGCGGGGCCGATCCTCGGCCTCAGCGTCAGCGCCGACGGCCTTTACTGCGCCACCATCGGCGCGGACAGGAGCGTGAAGATCTACGATGTAGTCAACTTCGACATGACCCTCATGATTCGCACGCAGTTCGTGCCCACCGCGTGCGAATTCGTGTACAGGAAGGGGGAGGCGCAGCAGAAgatcgcggtgggcgcgccggacggcAAGATACACGTGTACGACGGAGCCAACGGGGATCAGACCCCGGTGCACACGCTCGAGCTGCACAGGGCGGCGGTCAGGTGCGTCAAGTAcaacgccgcgaagaggtGCTGTATCAGCTCCGACGACAGGGGCGTGATCGAGTACTGGTCGCCCGCCACCTATGAGGCGCCCGCAGCCGACGAGGTTGAGTTCAGGTTCAAGCTGGACACCGACCTGTACGCcctggccaaggcgaagacCAAGGCGTTGTCCATGGAGGTGAgccacgacggcgagcagTTCTCCACCTTGGGTCCGGACAGGAAGGTGAGGGTGTTCCGCTTCGCCACCGGCAAGTTACGGTGCGTCATCGACGAGACTCTCGAGTCGGCCAAcgacgtccagcgcgcgggtgcggcggcgtACAAGCTCGAGGACATCGACTTCGGGAGGAGGCTGGCCGTGGACAGGGAGATGGGCAACAATCCCGATCTGGAGGTTGGGTTCCCAAACGCCATATTCGACGAGTCCGGGAACTTCTTGCTGTACTCCACGCTGCTCGGAGTGAAGGTGATCAACCTGGTGACCAGCCGGTGCGCGAGGATCATAGGAAAGGTTGAGAACACGGAACGATTCATGCGGCTGGCGATGTTTCAGGGTGTGCCGCAGAAGGACAAACGCAGCAGGGGCAGCGGAAAGGATACGAAACAGACTGTCGAGAAGGACCCCACGCTGGTGTGCAGCGCGTTCCACAAGACCCGGGTGTACCTGTTCACGCGGCGGGAgcccgaggatggcgacgacgcggcggggggcagGGACGTGTTCAACGAGAAGCCACTGGCGGAGCAGAGGGTGAGCGCTGCGTCCCTCgtgccgacggcgtccacgtcacTAGCCCGCACCGCGATCATTCACACCACCGTCGGGGACATCCACATCCAGTTGTTCCCGGAAGCGTGCCCGAAGACTTGCGAGAACTTCACAACGCACAGCAGAAACGGGTACTATGACAACATCATCTTCCACCGCGTCATCAAGGGGTTCATGCTGCAGACCGGGGACCCGCTCGGGGACGGCACGGGGGGGGTCTCGATATGGGGCGGGGAGTTTGAGGACGAGATCACGAGGGATCTGAGGCACGATCGCCCTTATACGGTGTCCATGGCCAACGCGGGACCCAACACCAACGGATCGCAGTTTTTCATCACCACCGTCGCTACCCCATGGCTGGACGGCAAGCACACGGTGTTTGGCAGGGTGACCAAGGGCTCCGACGTCGTGCATGCCATCGAAAAGTCAAAGACCGATAAACAGGACAGACCGCACGTCGATATCAAGATGGTGAGCATCACTCTCGGGTACAAATAG
- a CDS encoding predicted protein, translated as MAEWRVTTDASETDTGAFLKALREQEGRSGDVEDAGPSLVTSKGAVKVILLGDSAVGKSKLVERFLMDGYQPQQLSTFALTLFRYEFKHPDGRLVAVDFWDTAGQERFNNLHPSYFYKAHACVLAFDVTRKVTYKNLDRWYHELREYCPGIPTICVANKIDIDYRVTERSFAFPTKHKLPFFFVSASDGTNVVKVFQQAIMMGLDHKENPSDDFMTMALELLGE; from the exons ATGGCGGAATGGAGGGTCACGACGGATGCATCCGAGACGGACACCGGAGCCTTTCTCAAG GCTTTGAGAGAACAGGAAGGTAGATCGGGGGatgtcgaggacgccggacCGTCTTTG GTAACTTCAAAAGGCGCGGTGAAGGTAATCTTGCTCGGCGACTCGGCGGTCGGGAAGTCCAAGCTGGTAGAGAGGTTTCTGATGGACGGGTACCAGCCTCAGCAGCTGTCGACGTTCGCTCTCACGCTCTTCAGATACGAGTTCAAGCACCCGGACGGCAGGTTGGTGGCTGTGGACTTTTGGGACACAGCCGGGCAGGAACGCTTCAACAATCTGCACCCTTCTTACTTCTACAAGGCACACGCGTGCGTGCTAGCGTTCGACGTGACCAGGAAGGTGACGTACAAGAACCTGGATAGGTGGTACCATGAGCTGAGGGAGTACTGCCCGGGGATTCCGACGATTTGCGTGGCGAACAAGATTGACATCGACTACAGGGTGACGGAGAGGAGCTTCGCGTTCCCTACGAAGCACAAGCTCCCATTCTTCTTTgtctcggcgtcggacgGTACGAACGTCGTGAAGGTGTTCCAGCAGGCGATCATGATGGGTTTAGATCACAAGGAGAATCCGAGCGACGATTTTATGACCATGGCGCTCGAATTACTTGGGGAATGA
- a CDS encoding predicted protein, which yields MAEQKTERECAMEAERLGNKLKGAMNSGKSQLVKILKDISDALSRVGQGEDGGEIKDLPRKLITATLLKHKEKEVRLYAALCLSDVLRIFAPEDPYQDDLVLKGVYVAFLDALAHLKDPSKSTFECAHALLQNIAAIGLCVPMLDLECEGADALVPQLFETLFDALNPSNAGLVEEDVTKVLAIMIEEDESTSPEVLHAVLERLIQPLRGENSAAHSLACNLVRKSENNLQLAVQHFLTDALNTRGAGDHPLSKRYADVLEAVAVVDSTSLVTVWPVIMDELQNDDEEARLRAVRLFGRILSAPGSAVARDFGNYLQQFLKRFNDKCTAVRVEMCRWGASFLLCGNNSDPSVAREVVESFDQRLLDFNQEVRCASVSAICDLAESFPRLIEPELLKAVGDRMVDKKNSVRQLVMKRLSAAYRVYVARFADTETPPAEALRFDWIPSLLLKGCYQPDIKYHVVEPILADLFPAKVSMERRSTYWLQALCSMDEASSRAFTHMLGAKLKVQRDMREYLSVRQKSKASQQSQGAEEAAEEVDAETLARQFTKVGSNFPDPKKAAGHMEKIHAMKDGNIFRGLSALIKPETSAAECERITDDILKRIGSKNPAYEWAKLLLVKLSQQPFGREHVCRVLEMAVAAVDDKGKLSSVTAALQHLVQLATSSPHVFGVVAKDLTSLVHHGNENVVEMACRITASAPSCLDGTSTLQGAIIDRLKVLCVEGTGAQAKQAARTLVWLACHGKEGLGHIKEVLEVISEAARDDELLDSNLPGVLATVSVVGQRMPALFMQHVDDIETFIVKDLMARPLPQSPKSSRVSSLAQMQSSGLKALAIGCTRSQDKSQAATRSAYTKRVVDVLRSILLADANDMERFGSAADAAHLRVAAGKAFLVLVRSTPSFVQPDLFVSTSLLVKESPAEMIGKFEHGIIKHGLPQAFAAPLALCAVGHDSITRKTAADALSSIFANLRRRSVEFRERYASSMDAAALNRTALTHSAEYTLPYLVFLLAHHPDLPSKETGAANNGVAYRPFQQMVSFLVGTLTAGSKQCLPAALKMMRALKGTVDSTNVDLSHGIYVMSDIVLLVLNKLATQKGWDTSQFPGQISWPKAFFTLQERRAKGDPIDEGGAPRVGDYSHLPVGFELKAAAAPKQADGQRSKTAPRRSRKKDPKTPLRKNVAAPSRRLPSRAARRAAFVDTDGEEDYDEDEDAMMEVDGDDDGANLATFGLRREPALELPAPSGWKGEEEEAEEEEAEEEEEEEEEEEFEEESDDEPSEDENEALANEGDEALDSPVMGKRKSGAPLAVRTNTPPPMSRSARTAAKVTSPLADKRRTTAASSYDPENLDGATIGRVSKQRRR from the exons atggcggagcAGAAGACCGAGCGCGAGTGCGCCATGGAGGCAGAGCGGCTCGGGAACAAGCTCAAGGGTGCCATGAACAGCGGAAAGTCGCAGCTGGTCAAGATTCTGAAG GACATCTCCGACGCGCTGAGCCGCGTGGGTCAGGGTGAGGACGGCGGTGAGATCAAGGATTTACCGAGGAAGCTCATCACCGCCACCTTGCTCAAGcacaaggagaaggaggtgcGCCTCTATGCCGCGCTCTGCCTCAGCGACGTCCTGCGCATCTTCGCCCCCGAGGACCCGTATCAGGACGACCTCGTTCTCAAGGGTGTCTACGTCGCGTTCCTGGACGCTCTCGCGCACCTGAAGGACCCTTCCAAGTCCACGTTCGAGTGTGCGCACGCGCTGCTGCAGAACATCGCGGCTATCGGCCTGTGCGTGCCCATGCTCGACCTGGAATGCGAGGGTGCGGATGCGCTGGTGCCACAGCTGTTTGAGACGCTGTTTGACGCGCTGAACCCTTCCAACGCCGGGctggtggaggaggacgtgaCCAAGGTCCTCGCCATCATGATCGAAGAGGACGAGTCGACGTCCCCGGAGGTGTTGCACGCGGTGCTGGAGCGGCTCATCCAACCGCTGCGGGGCGAGAACtcggcggcgcactcgcTCGCGTGCAACCTGGTGCGGAAGAGCGAGAACAACCTTCAGCTCGCGGTGCAGCACTTCCTCACTGACGCGCTCAACACAAGGGGCGCGGGTGACCACCCGCTGAGCAAGAGGtacgccgacgtcctcgaagCTGTGGCCGTGGTCGACTCCACCTCGCTCGTCACCGTCTGGCCGGTCATCATGGACGAGCTGcagaacgacgacgaggaggcgaggctgcgcgcggtGAGGCTCTTTGGCAGGATCCTGTCCGCGCCTGgaagcgcggtggcgagagACTTTGGCAACTACCTCCAACAGTTCCTGAAGCGGTTCAACGACAAGTGCACTGCGGTGAGGGTTGAGATGTGCAGGTGGGGCGCGTCCTTCCTCCTCTGTGGCAACAACTCGGACCCGTCCGTGGCGAGGGAGGTTGTCGAGAGTTTCGACCAGAGGCTGCTGGACTTCAACCAGGAGGTCCGATGCGCCTCGGTGTCCGCCATCTGCGACCTGGCGGAGTCGTTCCCTAGGCTAATCGAACCCGAGCTCCTCAAGGCTGTTGGCGACCGGATGGTCGACAAGAAGAACTCGGTGAGACAGCTGGTGATGAAGAGGCTCAGCGCCGCGTACCGCGTCTACGTCGCTCGGTTTGCCGACACGGagacgccccccgcggaggcTTTGAGGTTTGACTGGATCCCGTCGCTTCTGCTGAAAGGATGTTACCAGCCAGACATCAAATACCACGTCGTGGAacccatcctcgccgacctTTTCCCCGCTAAGGTTAGCATGGAGCGTAGGTCCACGTACTGGCTGCAGGCACTCTGCTCCATGGACGAGGCTTCCTCCCGGGCGTTTACGCACATGCTCGGCGCCAAGCTCAAGGTTCAGCGCGACATGCGCGAGTACCTCTCGGTCAGGCAGAAGTCGAAAGCGTCGCAGCAGTCCCAGGGTGCAgaagaggcggcggaggaggttgATGCGGAAACTCTTGCGCGGCAGTTTACCAAGGTTGGGAGCAACTTCCCAGACCCCAAGAAGGCTGCGGGTCACATGGAGAAGATTCATGCGATGAAGGATGGGAACATCTTCAGGGGCCTCTCCGCTCTGATCAAGCCCGAGACATCCGCTGCGGAGTGCGAGCGAATCACGGACGACATCCTGAAGAGGATTGGGAGCAAGAACCCCGCCTACGAGTGGGCCAAACTCCTGCTGGTGAAGCTCTCCCAGCAGCCCTTCGGCCGCGAGCACGTATGCAGGGTGCTGGAGATGGCGGTCGCAGCGGTGGATGACAAGGGAAAACTCTCGTCCGTGACTGCAGCGCTGCAGCACCTGGTGCAGCTCGCGACCAGTTCGCCGCACGTGTTCGGGGTAGTCGCCAAGGATCTCACCAGCCTCGTGCACCACGGGAATGAGAACGTGGTGGAGATGGCGTGCAGGATAACCGCATCGGCTCCAAGCTGCCTCGACGGCACCTCCACGTTGCAGGGCGCGATCATCGATCGGCTCAAGGTGCTGTGCGTGGAGGGTACCGGCGCGCAGGCAAAGCAGGCGGCGCGCACTCTGGTGTGGCTAGCGTGTCATGGCAAGGAGGGACTCGGTCACATCaaggaggtgctcgaggtCATTTCCGAAGCTGCGAGGGACGATGAGCTGCTGGACAGCAACCTGCCGGGGGTGCTTGCAACCGTGAGTGTCGTTGGACAGAGGATGCCCGCACTCTTCATGCAGCACGTTGATGACATCGAGACCTTCATCGTCAAGGACCTGATGGCGCGACCGCTGCCCCAGAGCCCTAAatcctcgcgcgtcagctCCCTCGCGCAGATGCAGTCGAGCGGCTTGAAGGCGTTGGCGATTGGCTGCACGCGCTCGCAGGACAAGTCACAGGCAGCGACGCGATCTGCGTACACGAAGCGCGTCGTGGATGTGCTCCGGTCGATTTTGTTGGCCGATGCGAACGATATGGAACGGTTTGgaagcgccgcggacgccgcccacctccgcgtcgctgcGGGGAAGGCCTTCCTCGTCCTTGTCAGGTCCACGCCCTCGTTTGTGCAGCCGGATTTGTTCGTTTCCACCTCGCTCCTCGTGAAGGAGTCCCCCGCAGAGATGATCGGCAAGTTCGAGCACGGTATCATCAAGCACGGCCTACCGCAGGCTTTCGCTGCACCGCTCGCTCTGTGTGCCGTCGGTCACGACTCGATCACGAGAaaaaccgccgccgatgctCTGAGCTCCATCTTTGCCAACTTGCGAAGGCGATCCGTCGAGTTCAGGGAGAGGTATGCCTCATCaatggacgccgcggcgctcaacaGGACAGCTCTGACCCACTCTGCGGAGTACACATTGCCGTATctcgtcttcctcctcgcgcaccaTCCGGATCTGCCCAGCAAGGAGACAGGCGCGGCGAACAATGGAGTGGCGTACCGCCCCTTCCAACAGATGGTCAGCTTCCTTGTCGGCACGCTCACCGCTGGTTCCAAGCAGTGCCTGCCGGCTGCGCTGAAGATGATGAGGGCGCTGAAGGGGACGGTGGACTCGACGAACGTGGATCTGAGCCACGGGATATACGTCATGTCGGATATCGTGCTCCTCGTGCTCAACAAGCTGGCCACGCAGAAGGGTTGGGACACCAGTCAGTTCCCCGGACAGATCTCCTGGCCGAAGGCTTTCTTCACGCTtcaggagcgccgcgcgaagggcgaCCCCATCGATGAGGGCGGGGCTCCCAGGGTTGGGGACTACAGCCACCTCCCTGTGGGATTCGAGCtcaaggccgccgcggctcccaaGCAGGCTGACGGTCAAAGGTCCAAAACTGCTCCCAGGCGCTCCAGAAAGAAGGATCCCAAGACGCCGCTGCGAaagaacgtcgccgcgccctcccgcAGGCtgccctcccgcgccgcgaggagggctGCCTTTGTAGAcacggacggcgaggaggattacgacgaggacgaggatgcCATGATGGAggttgacggcgacgacgacggcgcgaacctGGCCACCTTTGGACTGCGCCGGGAGCCCGCCCTGGAACTTCCCGCGCCTTCGGGCTGGAAgggcgaggaagaggaggccgaggaagaggaggccgaggaggaggaggaggaggaggaggaggaggaattTGAGGAGGAGTCCGACGATGAGCCCTCGGAAGACGAGAACGAGGCTCTGGcgaacgagggcgacgaggctcTGGACTCCCCTGTCATGGGGAAGAGGAAGAGCGGAGCTCCCCTGGCTGTTCGAACCAACACTCCGCCCCCCATGTCCAGGAGCGccaggacggcggcgaaggttACGAGCCCCTTGGCGGACAAGCGCaggacgaccgccgcgagctcttACGATCCGGAGAACCTGGACGGGGCGACCATCGGGAGAGTCAGCAAGCAGCGCAGGCGGTGA
- a CDS encoding predicted protein translates to MVQRVEKSDAEWAKELDKTSFQVLRKKGTEPAGTGEYDKFFPKEGHFVCKGCGNPLYSAQSKFNSGCGWPAFDKCYKGALITETDMTFGMKRVEIMCGACDGHLGHVFENEGFTPTMERHCVNSVSVLYKEGPPPTPLEEEKCT, encoded by the exons ATGGTTCAGCGCGTCGAGAAGAGCGACGCCGAGTGGGCCAAAGAG CTGGACAAGACGTCCTTTCAGGTCCTTCGCAAGAAGGGCACCGAACCCGCAGGTACCGGAGAGTACGACAAGTTCTTCCCCAAGGAGGGGCATTTCGTCTGCAAGGGCTGCGGAAACCCACTGTACTCTGCGCAGTCTAAGTTCAACTCAGGCTGCGGCTGGCCCGCATTCGACAAGTGCTACAAGGGCGCGCTCATCACCGAGACCGACATGACCTTCGGCATGAAGCGCGTGGAGATCATGTGCGGGGCGTGCGACGGTCACCTTGGCCACGTGTTTGAGAACGAGGGCTTCACGCCCACCATGGAGAGGCACTGCGTGAACTCAGTCAGCGTTTTGTACAAGGAGGGTCCCCCGCCTACTCCTCTCGAGGAAGAAAAG TGCACGTGA
- a CDS encoding predicted protein: protein MAHQADRDELFNKLMAKKENRHCFDCQTLNPRWTSKNFGVFICLDCSGVHRSLGVHITQVKSANMDKWTPEELDVFRSSGGNRKAELYFSQHGWSGSQRGQIAQKYTCRAAAMYKQLLAKEAAAKKTVVSPVTSPTAASGKTSHDFFEPFEDIAPPIAPAAPKPQPAAPKPQIVPKPIMAAASSPSARPAGRSSILTGRRVATAAGAKKTGGLGAKKLTVKVDDSLFNQAPSEADPAREVKPPSPKVVTVGAPAAHVAPPSQGRFAYNVGGFGEEKKEEEEWEDAKEDFDPASASTGSRGFRSMSAKNDPRMAPKPAPPPRDDVAQSRFGGAKSISSSAFSNGDDVRGDNGYGGNGNSASRFANSTSISSDDYYGRSSGRRSMDEHVDMTAGDLMHKMALHAKQDIQVAKEMASRGARALGSLLEEFK, encoded by the coding sequence atggcgcaCCAGGCTGATCGCGATGAGCTCTTCAACAAGCTCATGGCGAAAAAAGAAAACAGGCACTGCTTCGACTGCCAGACGCTGAacccgaggtggacgagcaAGAACTTTGGCGTCTTCATCTGCCTCGACTGCTCCGGCGTCCATCGTTCCTTGGGCGTGCACATCACCCAGGTCAAGTCTGCGAACATGGACAAGTGGACACCCGAGGAACTCGACGTGTTCAGGTCTTCGGGCGGTAACCGTAAGGCCGAGCTCTACTTCTCGCAGCACGGCTGGAGCGGGAGCCAGAGGGGCCAGATCGCGCAGAAGTACACctgccgcgccgcggcgatgtacAAGCAGCtgctcgcgaaggaggcggcggcgaagaagacggTGGTTAGCCCCGTGACGAGCCCGACGGCTGCGTCCGGAAAGACCTCGCACGATTTCTTCGAGCCTTTCGAAGACATCGCGCccccgatcgcgcccgccgccccgaagCCGCAGCCCGCGGCCCCGAAGCCGCAGATCGTGCCCAAGCCCatcatggccgccgcgagctccccCTCAGCCAGGCCTGCGGGAAGGAGCAGCATCCTGAccggtcgtcgcgtcgccactgccgcgggcgccaagaaaaccggcgggctcggcgccaaGAAGCTGACGGTAAAGGTTGACGACTCCCTCTTCAACCAGGCTCCCAGTGAGGCAGAtccggcgcgcgaggtgaaGCCTCCGTCGCCCAAGGTGGTGACCGTcggagcccccgccgcgcacgtcgcgcccccTTCCCAGGGCAGGTTCGCGTACAACGTGGGTGGGTTcggcgaggagaagaaggaggaggaggagtggGAGGATGCGAAGGAGGATTTCGACCCCGCGTCGGCTAGCACCGGGTCGCGGGGGTTCAGGTCCATGAGCGCAAAGAACGACCCGAGGATggcgcccaagcccgcgccccctccccgcgacgacgtggcgcAGAGCAGGTTCGGTGGCGCTAAATCCATCTCGTCCAGCGCCTTCtccaacggcgacgacgtccgtgGCGACAACGGGTACGGGGGTAACGGAAACAGCGCGAGCAGGTTCGCGAACTCCACCTCCATCTCGTCAGATGACTACTACGGCCGCTCGTCCGGAAGGAGGTCCATGGATGAACACGTGGACATGACCGCGGGGGATCTCATGCACAAGATGGCGCTCCACGCTAAGCAGGACATCCAGGTCGCGAAGGAGATGGCCAGCAGGGGGGCCAGGGCGTTGGGATCCCTCCTTGAGGAGTTCAAATAA